A region of Leptospira bouyouniensis DNA encodes the following proteins:
- a CDS encoding RNA recognition motif domain-containing protein translates to MSTNIYVGNLSYEMTETKLNELFSVHGAVSSAKIITDQYTGGSKGFGFIEMKDRNEADKAISDLNGKNILNREMKVNIAKPKTNNWN, encoded by the coding sequence ATGTCAACAAACATCTATGTAGGAAACCTATCATACGAAATGACGGAAACTAAATTAAACGAACTTTTTTCAGTTCATGGTGCAGTTTCTTCTGCTAAAATCATCACTGACCAGTATACTGGCGGGTCAAAAGGTTTTGGTTTTATCGAAATGAAAGACCGCAATGAAGCGGATAAAGCAATTAGCGATTTAAACGGAAAAAATATATTAAACCGTGAAATGAAAGTGAATATTGCAAAACCAAAAACTAATAATTGGAATTAA
- a CDS encoding 7TM diverse intracellular signaling domain-containing protein, translated as MKFISNVVLVIFYILFQLNCYKSLNQLEQNQFYVDLSQIDWENSEPINISYGWKFYWKELLDPVALQTHKSISKVPLVDFRPWTNLTTSKNEFPAQGFATYHKKIKIQISERPIHLVLYFSHLYTASKLFINGELMQEKGVVSASIEKVRPDRTNSTIDIKTNKQELDIVLQIANKDFYHGGPRSEFIISSPSKMSLFKSKSLMVEIFVFGLIFGSALYHMFFYLHNRKQKAFLYFAIVCLTFLVRIPFLNSKLYEYFFPIFSFNLQSILLHYINVITFLFSVLFLKEMFRSNQYKMIRYTFYMGALIALFTPLTPSTIQHYLNFIYLVVCLILFLFFSLFLLIKHKKEAQGLYFMAIALVSLAVFCFLAISLNYYGIQGGLYLIIGYLLYVIFQTVSLSKYFAFVIESRANIEMLLHEESILALSKQRTEMQLMVHDQLGANLTDLKVYLERNMPKPIDTSSDFLNLEYIYQKVNSIIQSLRNQLLYIEDMNLIFENFITGLHLTLLRRYSDVGREFEFSTSEKVIEYFNQTKIIGKNQSYFLNIFYMLYEVCTNDIKYGLGESVWLFDYVNGFFTINQKNMFRKPNIPSPGEIELKSIQQRLEQLNGTFDISISEVYFELKIRFPVERSLNP; from the coding sequence ATGAAATTTATTTCTAATGTTGTTTTAGTAATTTTCTATATACTTTTTCAATTAAACTGTTACAAAAGTTTAAACCAGCTTGAACAAAACCAGTTTTATGTAGATTTATCGCAAATAGATTGGGAAAACTCGGAACCTATCAACATCTCATATGGCTGGAAATTTTATTGGAAAGAATTGTTAGATCCAGTTGCATTACAAACTCATAAAAGTATTAGTAAGGTTCCCCTGGTTGATTTTCGACCATGGACAAATTTAACCACATCTAAAAATGAATTCCCAGCGCAAGGTTTTGCAACCTATCATAAAAAAATAAAAATACAAATTAGTGAAAGGCCAATCCATTTGGTCCTTTATTTTTCTCACCTATATACCGCATCCAAATTATTTATCAATGGAGAGTTGATGCAAGAAAAGGGAGTTGTCTCAGCTTCTATAGAGAAAGTACGGCCAGATAGAACAAACTCAACAATAGATATCAAAACTAACAAACAAGAATTAGATATTGTGCTTCAAATTGCGAATAAAGATTTTTATCATGGTGGTCCGAGAAGTGAATTTATAATATCTTCACCTTCAAAAATGAGTTTATTTAAAAGTAAAAGTTTGATGGTAGAAATATTTGTTTTTGGACTTATCTTTGGTTCTGCCCTCTATCATATGTTTTTTTATTTGCACAACCGTAAACAAAAAGCATTTCTCTATTTTGCGATTGTCTGTTTGACATTTTTAGTTCGCATTCCTTTTTTAAATTCAAAATTATATGAATATTTTTTCCCAATATTCAGTTTCAATCTGCAGTCCATATTATTGCATTATATAAATGTAATAACGTTTTTGTTTTCTGTTTTGTTTTTGAAAGAAATGTTTAGATCGAATCAATATAAAATGATTCGTTATACTTTTTATATGGGTGCTTTGATTGCATTATTTACTCCACTTACTCCTTCCACTATCCAACATTATCTGAACTTTATTTATCTCGTTGTATGCCTTATTTTGTTTTTATTTTTTTCCCTATTCTTATTAATCAAACATAAAAAAGAAGCACAGGGATTATACTTTATGGCAATTGCATTAGTATCGCTTGCTGTGTTTTGTTTTTTGGCAATTTCACTCAACTATTATGGAATCCAAGGAGGTTTATATCTAATTATAGGATATTTATTATACGTTATTTTTCAAACTGTATCTTTAAGTAAATATTTTGCATTTGTAATTGAATCGAGAGCCAACATTGAAATGTTACTTCATGAAGAATCTATCTTAGCTTTGTCCAAACAAAGAACTGAAATGCAATTGATGGTGCATGATCAACTTGGTGCTAATTTAACAGATTTGAAGGTATATTTGGAAAGAAATATGCCCAAACCTATTGATACTTCGAGTGACTTCTTGAATTTGGAATACATCTACCAGAAAGTTAATTCTATCATCCAATCTCTTAGAAACCAACTTCTTTACATTGAAGATATGAATTTAATTTTTGAAAATTTTATCACCGGATTACATTTAACTTTGTTAAGGAGGTATTCTGATGTAGGAAGAGAGTTTGAATTTTCAACTTCTGAAAAAGTAATAGAATACTTTAATCAAACAAAGATTATCGGAAAAAATCAAAGTTATTTTTTAAATATATTTTATATGTTATATGAAGTTTGTACAAATGATATAAAGTATGGTTTGGGTGAATCTGTTTGGTTATTTGATTACGTGAACGGTTTTTTTACCATTAATCAAAAAAATATGTTCAGAAAACCAAATATTCCATCGCCAGGTGAAATTGAATTAAAAAGCATCCAACAAAGGTTGGAACAATTGAATGGAACTTTTGACATAAGTATTTCAGAAGTATATTTTGAATTAAAGATTCGTTTTCCGGTTGAACGCAGTTTAAATCCTTAG
- a CDS encoding response regulator transcription factor — translation MRPSQEQENMSLKNNNVKNSPSIRIGILENDEFFLEELKTRISELENVAEILSWKTGEMLLRDPQHKNIDILFLDIMLPGINGIEVVKILSEKIDNIKVIMLTNMNSDEMIFNSIKNGALGYLLKSELGQIKSIIDVILDGGAYITPTIALRVFSSFRSPVDKPKVYLTDREKQILELLVKGKTIPLVSKFLDLSEHTVQGYVKSIYRKLQVHNRSELALRVQEYSIL, via the coding sequence ATGAGACCATCGCAGGAACAAGAGAACATGTCGCTTAAAAATAATAACGTAAAGAATAGTCCTTCCATTCGAATTGGTATACTTGAGAATGATGAGTTTTTTCTAGAAGAGCTTAAAACAAGAATCTCAGAATTGGAGAATGTTGCCGAAATTCTTTCTTGGAAAACAGGAGAAATGTTATTACGAGATCCTCAACACAAAAATATTGATATTCTGTTTTTGGATATCATGTTACCAGGGATCAACGGAATCGAAGTAGTAAAAATATTATCAGAAAAAATTGATAATATCAAAGTTATCATGTTGACGAATATGAATTCCGATGAAATGATTTTTAACTCCATTAAAAATGGTGCCCTTGGATATCTTTTGAAATCAGAATTAGGTCAGATTAAAAGTATAATTGATGTAATTTTGGATGGGGGTGCCTATATCACACCGACGATTGCACTTCGAGTATTTTCTAGTTTTAGAAGTCCAGTTGATAAACCCAAGGTGTATCTTACTGATCGAGAAAAACAAATCCTTGAATTATTAGTAAAGGGGAAAACAATTCCACTCGTATCAAAGTTTTTGGATTTAAGTGAACATACAGTTCAAGGATATGTAAAATCAATTTACCGAAAACTACAAGTTCATAATCGATCTGAATTAGCCCTAAGAGTTCAAGAATATTCGATCTTATAA